In Phyllobacterium zundukense, one DNA window encodes the following:
- a CDS encoding arginase family protein, whose amino-acid sequence MQLLLLHLDDALELQPDFIRACLNTGAGEIQAENEGQAIRLWGKNPDLSAVRTKLARRMLRGRKDAHLCFMGSGDFHHVTALLLDVALEKDGKPATVIHFDNHPDWVHFKGGIHCGSWVNRALEHSQVRKVITVGVCSDDLKKPEWKGANLSLLKKGKLELYPYDHPPSRVKKEYGSGSSYRQDSGSLCWNTIAAIGEQNFIDRLLSRIETEAVYLTIDKDVLSRDDAVTNWDQGSMRLPYLLTLISEIGCRHRIVGADVTGDYSIPAYAGGLWTMFLKHAEILLDQPRRPRDPHLATNINTAANHALLEVIAQAMP is encoded by the coding sequence ATGCAACTCCTGCTCCTCCACCTTGACGATGCGCTCGAGTTGCAGCCCGATTTCATCCGCGCCTGCCTGAATACAGGCGCTGGTGAGATACAGGCCGAGAATGAAGGACAGGCCATCAGGCTTTGGGGCAAGAACCCCGATCTGTCTGCCGTCCGGACCAAGCTTGCGCGCAGGATGCTGCGCGGGAGAAAGGATGCACATTTGTGTTTCATGGGCTCAGGTGATTTTCATCACGTCACCGCGCTGTTGCTCGACGTCGCCCTCGAAAAGGACGGAAAGCCGGCCACGGTGATCCATTTCGACAACCATCCCGATTGGGTTCATTTCAAAGGTGGCATCCATTGCGGCTCATGGGTCAATAGGGCGCTGGAACACTCCCAGGTTCGCAAGGTCATCACTGTCGGCGTCTGCAGCGACGATCTGAAGAAGCCTGAGTGGAAGGGAGCAAATCTTTCGCTGCTGAAGAAAGGCAAGCTTGAGCTCTATCCCTACGACCATCCACCGAGCCGGGTCAAAAAGGAATATGGGTCTGGGTCGAGCTACCGGCAGGATTCCGGCTCGCTCTGCTGGAACACGATTGCCGCTATCGGTGAGCAGAATTTCATTGATCGTCTCTTGTCGCGGATAGAAACGGAAGCAGTCTATCTGACGATCGACAAGGACGTGTTGTCCCGGGACGATGCTGTCACGAATTGGGATCAGGGTAGCATGAGGCTGCCCTATCTCCTGACGCTGATAAGCGAAATCGGCTGTCGCCACCGCATCGTCGGCGCAGACGTCACCGGCGACTATTCGATCCCGGCCTATGCGGGCGGGTTATGGACGATGTTTTTGAAACACGCCGAGATTCTGCTGGATCAGCCCCGGCGGCCTCGGGATCCGCACCTCGCAACCAACATTAACACCGCAGCCAATCACGCCCTTCTCGAAGTTATTGCGCAGGCCATGCCATGA
- a CDS encoding MtnX-like HAD-IB family phosphatase gives MHVYCDFDGTISVEDATDFVLSNLANPAWEAIEQQWQEGEIGSAECMRRQIGLIHAKQHELDDVLEDVVIDPTFAAFANFCSCRAVPLTIVSDGVDYFIKQILVRNNLSHIPVVANKLTIVNPDGKPSYHLTSPHADQDCLSAAGVCKCRSLTPRDLRVYVGDGRSDFCVSHQPELVFAKGKLADYCFAEDIPFIAYETFADLTHSLKSAIPSLKGDALISPRHVAA, from the coding sequence ATGCACGTGTACTGCGATTTCGATGGAACGATTTCGGTCGAGGATGCGACGGATTTTGTTCTTTCAAACTTGGCTAATCCCGCATGGGAAGCCATCGAACAACAATGGCAAGAGGGCGAGATCGGTTCGGCAGAATGCATGCGCCGCCAGATCGGCTTGATCCACGCCAAGCAACATGAACTCGATGATGTGCTTGAAGATGTCGTTATCGACCCGACCTTTGCTGCATTCGCAAATTTCTGCAGCTGCCGCGCCGTGCCGCTCACCATCGTCAGCGATGGCGTCGATTACTTCATCAAGCAAATTCTCGTGCGCAACAACCTCAGCCATATTCCCGTCGTCGCCAACAAGTTGACGATCGTCAATCCGGACGGGAAACCATCTTACCATCTGACCTCTCCGCACGCCGATCAAGATTGTTTGTCAGCCGCCGGGGTTTGCAAGTGCAGATCGCTGACGCCGCGTGATTTGCGGGTCTATGTCGGCGACGGCCGTTCGGACTTCTGCGTTTCCCATCAACCGGAACTGGTCTTCGCCAAGGGGAAACTGGCTGATTACTGTTTTGCCGAGGACATCCCTTTCATTGCGTATGAGACCTTTGCCGATCTCACCCATAGCCTCAAGAGCGCGATACCGAGCCTGAAGGGCGACGCCTTGATATCTCCCCGCCACGTCGCCGCATAA
- a CDS encoding general stress protein — MQTVTALYDNYDDARAVVSELEDAGIDSSDITIVGRGAVKETHAGEGAAAGAGVGAVVGGAGGLLAGLGMLAIPGVGPVVAAGWLAATAAGAAAGAVAGGAAGGIIGSLTDAGVDEDEAHVYAEGIRRGSTLVSVRVEVDQAVTAQSIIRDSSPVDIDARRAVYRDDGWSRFDEASPALTDEEVARERERLRNYRQQMP; from the coding sequence ATGCAAACGGTAACAGCACTTTATGACAACTATGACGACGCCCGGGCGGTGGTGAGTGAACTTGAAGATGCGGGCATAGATTCATCCGACATCACCATCGTCGGGCGCGGTGCGGTAAAAGAAACACACGCTGGGGAAGGGGCAGCTGCCGGCGCTGGGGTAGGAGCTGTCGTTGGCGGAGCGGGCGGTCTTTTGGCGGGACTCGGCATGCTCGCGATCCCGGGCGTCGGGCCGGTGGTTGCGGCAGGCTGGCTCGCAGCAACCGCCGCCGGCGCTGCGGCGGGGGCGGTGGCGGGCGGTGCCGCAGGCGGAATCATCGGTTCGCTTACTGATGCAGGTGTCGATGAGGACGAGGCTCACGTCTACGCGGAAGGCATACGACGCGGAAGCACGTTGGTGTCGGTCAGAGTGGAGGTTGATCAAGCTGTCACGGCCCAATCAATCATCCGCGACAGCTCGCCCGTTGATATCGATGCCCGACGCGCCGTCTATCGGGACGACGGCTGGAGCCGCTTTGATGAAGCGAGCCCTGCGCTCACCGACGAAGAAGTTGCACGTGAACGCGAGCGCCTGCGCAATTACCGCCAGCAAATGCCATAA
- a CDS encoding response regulator transcription factor → MRLLLIEDDVILGSSLKKALEKHAYGVDWIQDGESGLAALEDLNFSVVVLDVNLPKLTGIEVLRAVRQKKNMVPILLLTARDTPLQKVEGLDSGADDYLVKPFDLDELLARLRALIRRRDGRSDVVLRCGDVEVDPAAMVVRSTSGQVAMTAKEFQMLKLLMERAGKYVTKSDIEYALYSAESAVESNTTEVVIYNLRKKLGSDFIKSIRGVGYMVEQ, encoded by the coding sequence ATGCGTCTGTTGCTGATCGAAGATGACGTGATCCTTGGATCGTCGTTAAAGAAAGCGCTTGAGAAACATGCCTATGGAGTGGATTGGATCCAGGACGGCGAATCCGGGCTCGCTGCGCTGGAGGATTTGAACTTCAGCGTTGTGGTACTCGACGTCAACTTGCCGAAACTCACGGGAATCGAAGTGCTGAGAGCAGTGCGGCAAAAGAAGAATATGGTTCCGATCTTGCTGCTGACCGCGCGGGATACTCCGCTACAGAAGGTTGAGGGCCTTGACAGCGGCGCTGACGATTATCTCGTCAAGCCTTTTGATCTCGATGAGCTGTTAGCACGGCTTAGAGCACTGATAAGGAGGCGGGACGGACGTTCCGATGTGGTCCTGAGGTGCGGAGATGTTGAAGTCGACCCCGCCGCCATGGTGGTGCGTAGCACATCGGGACAAGTCGCGATGACGGCCAAGGAGTTTCAGATGCTGAAGCTCCTCATGGAACGCGCCGGCAAGTACGTTACAAAAAGCGACATTGAATACGCGCTTTACAGTGCGGAAAGTGCTGTGGAGAGCAATACGACGGAAGTGGTCATCTACAATCTCCGAAAGAAACTTGGCAGCGACTTCATCAAGTCTATCCGCGGCGTCGGATACATGGTCGAGCAATGA
- a CDS encoding sensor histidine kinase: MIRSTLTRKLFFRIAPTILITIAVIGAFAFRSATREINNIYDAQLINDANVLWTLLEREVQKPGIHKFKQVNDIDLAMGNQLAINEDADDYADAHMFRAWKDGEIRVFSSTAFPKTIPEQPAGFTDLTYKGEAWRVYSLPIPQTTIVVEIGEKQALRRTLVSNILLNLSFPLLVLFPLIAVLIWFGIKNGLSTIHGLVRQIRSRSPDDLSVIPLDTLPRDLSPLGRSINQLLDKLDRSLTAERRFADHAAHQLRTPQASLKLLLQMLANAESEQERKIIVGDLVASNEKAMHLIEQLLRAARVSHQPMQLKSVSLYNAVASVIAEFGSIIHQKKLDVSLHGDESAQVNADESLLRLMVANLVDNAIKYTPSDGAIEVSITARQDCWLLSISDSGPGIAAQHREAVFQRFYRVDTPHAEGAGLGLAIVADIIDRFSATIALNAAGSGRGLSVDVLMPRA; encoded by the coding sequence ATGATCAGATCAACGCTGACGCGCAAACTGTTTTTCAGAATTGCTCCAACAATTCTGATCACCATAGCCGTCATCGGCGCGTTTGCCTTCCGCAGCGCCACGCGCGAAATCAACAACATCTACGACGCACAGTTGATCAACGACGCGAATGTCCTTTGGACGCTGCTGGAACGCGAGGTCCAAAAACCGGGCATCCATAAATTCAAGCAGGTCAACGATATCGATCTGGCGATGGGCAACCAGCTGGCAATTAACGAAGATGCGGACGACTATGCGGACGCACACATGTTTCGTGCCTGGAAAGACGGGGAGATCCGCGTGTTCTCCAGTACCGCGTTCCCCAAGACCATTCCGGAGCAGCCGGCCGGCTTTACGGATTTGACGTATAAGGGTGAAGCCTGGCGGGTCTACTCGCTGCCAATTCCGCAAACGACAATCGTTGTGGAGATTGGAGAAAAACAGGCTTTGCGCAGGACACTTGTTTCGAACATTCTGCTGAACCTGTCTTTTCCATTGTTGGTGCTCTTTCCGCTCATCGCAGTTTTGATCTGGTTCGGTATCAAGAACGGCCTCAGCACAATTCATGGATTGGTCCGCCAGATTCGCAGCCGTTCGCCTGACGATCTTTCGGTGATTCCCCTCGATACATTGCCGAGAGACCTTTCCCCGCTCGGCAGATCGATCAATCAGCTTCTTGACAAGCTTGACCGCTCTCTGACGGCCGAAAGGCGCTTTGCCGACCATGCAGCCCATCAGCTGCGAACCCCTCAAGCATCTTTGAAGTTATTGCTGCAAATGCTGGCGAACGCGGAAAGCGAGCAAGAGCGCAAAATCATCGTCGGCGACCTCGTCGCCAGCAATGAAAAAGCAATGCACCTGATCGAGCAACTGCTCCGTGCCGCGCGCGTGAGCCACCAGCCAATGCAGTTGAAAAGCGTATCTCTGTACAACGCCGTGGCTTCTGTGATCGCTGAGTTCGGCAGTATCATCCATCAGAAGAAACTCGATGTCTCCCTGCACGGCGATGAAAGCGCGCAGGTCAATGCCGATGAATCGCTTCTTCGGCTGATGGTCGCCAATCTCGTCGACAACGCGATCAAGTACACCCCGAGCGACGGTGCCATCGAAGTATCGATCACGGCCAGGCAGGATTGCTGGCTATTGTCGATCAGCGATAGTGGGCCTGGAATCGCGGCGCAACATCGCGAAGCTGTGTTTCAACGCTTCTACCGGGTCGATACGCCGCATGCTGAGGGGGCGGGGCTGGGCTTGGCGATCGTTGCCGATATTATTGACCGTTTCTCCGCCACCATCGCATTGAATGCTGCGGGATCAGGCAGAGGATTGAGCGTCGACGTGCTGATGCCGAGAGCATAG
- a CDS encoding ABC-type transport auxiliary lipoprotein family protein has product MALSVSACASSKKLDTFDLSGASPSVSSPKKQGRQILIAAPSALKALDGENVVVRSGPNSIAFLKGAQWADRLPNIVQSRFVQAFESTGRLGGVGRPGEGLAIDYQVISDIRSFNINVSGGNAAVVEIAVKILNDKNGTVRSSRIFRSTSPVGGPANGQGNASYIAALDRAFDSVTSDIVKWTLSVI; this is encoded by the coding sequence ATGGCTTTGTCCGTTTCAGCCTGCGCCAGTTCCAAAAAGCTTGATACGTTCGATCTTTCCGGTGCTTCGCCATCTGTGTCTTCACCAAAGAAGCAGGGGCGTCAGATTCTGATTGCGGCGCCCTCCGCGCTCAAGGCGCTCGACGGCGAAAATGTCGTTGTCCGCTCCGGTCCGAATTCGATTGCCTTTCTTAAGGGCGCGCAGTGGGCCGATCGTCTGCCGAACATCGTACAATCGCGCTTCGTGCAGGCTTTCGAGAGCACCGGGCGTCTTGGCGGCGTCGGCCGTCCTGGTGAAGGCCTCGCCATCGACTATCAGGTGATCAGTGATATCCGTTCCTTCAATATCAACGTTTCCGGCGGTAATGCCGCTGTCGTCGAAATCGCCGTCAAGATACTGAACGACAAGAATGGAACCGTACGTTCGTCGCGCATCTTCCGCTCAACATCTCCGGTGGGCGGGCCAGCAAACGGGCAGGGCAATGCCTCCTATATCGCCGCGCTTGACAGGGCTTTTGATAGCGTTACGAGCGATATTGTCAAATGGACGCTTTCGGTGATTTGA
- a CDS encoding MFS transporter — MVVAGSTFAGKVVTRLGLRRTLIVALAIGAAGAATLGLAMSPDGSYASLMPGLVAVSIGDGVVFTAMFIAAATGVADREHGVASGVVSTGSGIGAVVGLAILVLLANSGTEGLVGEGLRVATAEGIRTAVFAIAGGIAVTLLLALNLQTALDISHTVPTTEYEQQGGLEDKTQAGCKQDR, encoded by the coding sequence GTGGTCGTCGCGGGCTCGACGTTCGCCGGGAAGGTGGTTACGCGTCTGGGTCTGCGGCGCACGCTCATCGTCGCCCTCGCCATTGGCGCGGCAGGCGCAGCCACCTTGGGACTGGCGATGTCGCCAGACGGCTCGTATGCCTCCCTCATGCCCGGCCTCGTCGCCGTCAGCATCGGCGACGGTGTTGTGTTCACGGCCATGTTCATCGCCGCTGCCACAGGGGTGGCAGACCGCGAGCACGGAGTCGCCTCGGGCGTGGTCTCCACCGGTTCCGGAATCGGTGCGGTGGTCGGTCTCGCCATCCTGGTCCTACTGGCTAACTCTGGCACCGAAGGACTCGTCGGCGAGGGACTGCGCGTTGCCACAGCCGAAGGGATCAGAACGGCGGTGTTCGCTATCGCCGGCGGGATTGCGGTAACCCTCCTGCTCGCACTCAACCTCCAAACCGCTCTCGACATCAGTCACACGGTGCCCACGACAGAATATGAACAGCAGGGCGGCCTGGAGGATAAAACCCAAGCAGGATGCAAACAGGACCGATGA
- a CDS encoding IS110 family transposase, with translation MCNRAVPAGASSHYYLGLTEMKGDDDVLCSLDVSLRSVAICIIDQDGKVRLERSVPSDVSDLVRCLREFGEPIHQVGLEAGTLTQHLTYGLKEAGFDVVCMEARQVNAALSAMRNKTDKNDARGIAQLLRSGWYSRVHVKSVESHYIRALLTSRKVMQRKCIDLENEIRGLLKVFGVKLPMRLRGGAFDAAIRDTIESDPALSHALLPMLQARQMLLETLLELDRRVRRAAHQDSVTTRFMSVPGVGYVTALSFKAAVDDPIRFKSSRTVGAHFGLTPRRFQSGEKDNPGRISHAGDADVRATLYAAANAMLMRSIAWSSLKAWGVRLMKTKGRRRAIVAVARKIAVVLHRMWIDGTEFRFGSEASA, from the coding sequence ATGTGTAATCGGGCGGTCCCAGCAGGGGCGAGCTCCCACTACTATCTCGGCTTGACCGAGATGAAGGGAGATGACGATGTTTTATGCTCTTTGGACGTGTCGCTGCGCTCAGTGGCGATCTGCATTATTGACCAGGATGGGAAGGTTCGGCTCGAGCGATCCGTCCCATCCGACGTGTCGGACCTGGTTCGCTGCCTGCGCGAGTTTGGCGAACCGATCCATCAGGTTGGGCTGGAAGCTGGCACGCTCACTCAACATCTGACCTACGGACTGAAAGAAGCGGGGTTCGACGTCGTGTGTATGGAGGCTCGGCAGGTCAATGCCGCTCTTTCGGCCATGCGCAACAAGACCGACAAAAACGACGCTCGCGGCATCGCCCAACTGCTGCGATCGGGTTGGTATAGTCGGGTGCATGTGAAGAGCGTCGAAAGCCATTACATCCGTGCGCTGCTCACCAGCCGCAAGGTCATGCAGCGCAAATGCATCGACCTTGAAAACGAAATCCGCGGGCTTCTGAAGGTCTTCGGCGTCAAGCTGCCGATGCGTTTGCGGGGTGGTGCTTTCGATGCGGCCATCCGAGACACGATCGAAAGCGATCCTGCACTAAGCCATGCGCTCCTACCGATGTTGCAGGCCAGGCAGATGCTCCTGGAAACCTTACTTGAACTCGATCGACGTGTCCGACGGGCGGCGCACCAAGACTCCGTCACTACGCGGTTCATGAGTGTTCCAGGTGTCGGATACGTGACGGCCTTGAGCTTCAAGGCCGCAGTTGACGATCCCATCCGCTTTAAAAGCTCGCGCACTGTCGGCGCTCACTTCGGGCTGACGCCGCGACGCTTCCAGTCCGGCGAGAAGGACAATCCCGGCCGAATCTCCCATGCCGGCGACGCCGACGTGCGGGCGACGCTCTATGCAGCCGCCAACGCGATGCTGATGCGGTCGATTGCCTGGAGCAGCCTGAAGGCCTGGGGCGTGCGGTTGATGAAGACCAAGGGACGGCGGCGAGCCATCGTCGCTGTCGCCCGCAAGATTGCCGTGGTGCTTCATCGGATGTGGATCGACGGCACAGAGTTCCGGTTCGGATCGGAGGCATCTGCATGA
- a CDS encoding aspartate aminotransferase family protein codes for MNTKFVIKQPELVSPLPNSELELRLLEETYCSHGDTVHYAQQPSFFETCEGSYLYDSKGTPFLDLQMWYSAVNFGYRNPRLNAAAHRQLDTLPQVASQYLHREKVELAAMIAQDAERKFGSKGRVHFNVGGSQAIEDSLKLVRNYSGGKSLMFAFEGGYHGRTLGASAITSSYRYRRRYGHFGERAQFIEFPYHFRGPKGMSKEEYGHQCVQKFARLFESEYNGVWDPKAGKAEFAAFYVEPIQGTGGYVIPPMNFFKELKQVLDQHGILLVVDEIQMGVYRTGKMWSIEHFGVSPDILVFGKAITNGLNPLSGVWAKEEIIHPGIFPPGSTHSTFASNPMGTAVALETMKMLEEEDFGAAIVEKGAYFLDGLKELQKRHRIIGDVDGLGLALRVEICTEDGFTPDKAAMDWLCGEGMKGDLSVGTNMYGLVLDVGGYHKNVITLAPNLLISRDEIDLALMLLDQLFTRASKR; via the coding sequence ATGAACACAAAATTTGTCATCAAGCAGCCTGAGCTCGTATCTCCGCTGCCGAACTCGGAACTCGAATTGCGCCTGCTTGAGGAGACCTATTGTTCTCACGGCGATACTGTCCACTACGCCCAGCAGCCGAGCTTTTTCGAAACTTGCGAAGGCTCCTACCTTTACGACAGCAAGGGTACGCCGTTCCTCGATCTGCAGATGTGGTATTCGGCGGTCAATTTTGGCTACCGCAACCCGCGCCTGAACGCCGCCGCACATCGGCAGCTGGACACCCTGCCTCAGGTGGCGTCGCAATATCTGCACCGGGAAAAGGTCGAACTCGCGGCCATGATTGCCCAAGACGCAGAACGGAAATTCGGCTCGAAAGGACGTGTTCATTTCAATGTCGGCGGCTCGCAGGCCATCGAGGATTCGCTGAAGCTTGTGCGCAACTATTCGGGCGGAAAGAGCCTGATGTTCGCCTTCGAGGGTGGCTATCACGGGCGCACGCTTGGTGCCTCGGCGATCACGTCGAGCTATCGCTATCGCCGGCGCTACGGGCACTTCGGCGAGCGCGCACAGTTCATCGAGTTTCCCTATCATTTTCGCGGTCCGAAAGGCATGAGCAAAGAGGAATACGGCCACCAGTGCGTGCAGAAATTCGCGCGGCTGTTCGAGAGTGAATACAACGGCGTGTGGGATCCCAAAGCGGGCAAGGCGGAGTTTGCCGCGTTCTACGTGGAGCCCATTCAGGGAACCGGGGGCTATGTCATCCCTCCCATGAACTTCTTCAAGGAGTTGAAGCAGGTCCTTGACCAGCATGGGATCCTGCTCGTGGTCGATGAAATCCAGATGGGCGTCTACCGGACAGGCAAGATGTGGTCGATCGAACATTTCGGTGTCAGCCCGGACATCCTCGTCTTCGGCAAGGCAATCACCAACGGTCTCAATCCACTTTCGGGCGTCTGGGCGAAAGAGGAAATCATCCACCCGGGCATTTTCCCTCCAGGTTCAACGCATTCCACCTTCGCCAGCAATCCGATGGGAACCGCCGTGGCACTGGAAACCATGAAAATGCTTGAGGAGGAGGATTTCGGTGCCGCGATCGTCGAGAAAGGCGCTTACTTTCTCGACGGGCTAAAAGAACTGCAAAAACGCCACCGGATCATCGGCGATGTGGATGGGCTGGGTTTGGCCTTGCGCGTCGAAATATGCACCGAAGATGGTTTTACGCCGGACAAGGCGGCGATGGACTGGCTCTGCGGTGAGGGGATGAAGGGTGATCTCAGTGTCGGCACGAACATGTACGGGCTCGTCCTGGATGTTGGCGGTTACCACAAGAATGTCATCACCCTCGCGCCCAACCTTTTGATCAGCCGCGACGAGATAGATCTTGCCCTGATGCTGCTGGATCAGCTTTTTACCCGGGCTTCGAAGCGATAG
- a CDS encoding DUF982 domain-containing protein: MKNIQFERVVIAQAGQRRNVTSVMEAAVLLFQVWPKDRGKAYFAARRACIEAMEGKATADDARAAFIAAAREVHMLIEAQAR; this comes from the coding sequence ATGAAAAATATTCAATTTGAGCGGGTCGTCATAGCCCAGGCCGGACAGCGCCGAAATGTCACCTCGGTCATGGAAGCTGCGGTGCTGTTGTTTCAGGTTTGGCCGAAGGACCGCGGTAAAGCGTATTTCGCCGCGCGGCGAGCTTGCATCGAGGCGATGGAAGGTAAGGCGACTGCTGATGACGCACGCGCTGCCTTCATTGCTGCGGCGCGAGAAGTTCACATGCTAATTGAGGCTCAGGCACGATAA
- a CDS encoding PRC-barrel domain-containing protein gives MKTLFTTTFLITLMTTGAFAQDGRTSQDVFGHPSVAARDHDRYLVASKGLVLTSGLVGQTVYNGPADDAAMIGEVTDIVLSPDGNAVAALIGVGGFLGVGQKDIAVSLDQLAWVTREDNKRWLVVASSKEELSGAPTFDRKSLLTEGASNPAKGQATGVATNTKPEGAVNKSASDIRRALKAVPTASISSEKLIGSAVYGPDDKQLGSVADTLMAGDGQVDAFVVDVGGFLGLGKKPIAISIENLDLLADDNGKISVFTPFTKDELEKHPAYSAEAYKADSEKILLRGAAE, from the coding sequence TTGAAAACCTTATTCACGACGACTTTTCTCATAACATTGATGACAACAGGGGCATTCGCACAAGACGGAAGGACGTCTCAAGACGTTTTTGGTCATCCATCGGTGGCGGCACGAGATCACGATCGCTATCTCGTCGCTTCCAAAGGGCTCGTCCTCACATCGGGCCTAGTCGGACAAACAGTTTATAATGGTCCGGCAGACGACGCTGCCATGATCGGCGAAGTGACCGATATTGTCCTCAGCCCAGACGGAAATGCGGTGGCGGCGCTTATTGGCGTCGGCGGCTTCCTTGGCGTCGGCCAGAAGGATATTGCCGTAAGTCTCGATCAATTGGCATGGGTAACACGCGAGGACAACAAGCGCTGGCTGGTTGTTGCGAGCAGCAAAGAGGAACTCAGCGGCGCTCCCACGTTCGATCGCAAAAGTTTGCTGACAGAAGGGGCGTCCAATCCCGCCAAGGGACAGGCTACGGGAGTCGCAACGAATACGAAACCGGAGGGCGCGGTTAACAAATCAGCTTCGGACATCAGAAGAGCGCTCAAGGCTGTTCCGACTGCGTCGATAAGCTCCGAAAAGTTGATAGGTTCAGCGGTCTATGGCCCCGATGACAAGCAGCTTGGCAGCGTGGCAGATACATTGATGGCAGGTGACGGGCAGGTCGACGCTTTTGTCGTGGACGTTGGTGGCTTTCTTGGACTAGGCAAAAAGCCGATCGCAATCTCGATTGAAAACCTCGATCTGCTCGCCGATGACAATGGAAAAATTTCCGTTTTTACGCCGTTTACCAAGGACGAGCTTGAGAAGCACCCGGCCTATTCGGCAGAGGCATATAAGGCCGACAGCGAGAAGATTCTGCTTCGCGGTGCGGCCGAATAG
- a CDS encoding nuclear transport factor 2 family protein encodes MIYSYFVEKSIRQSFDHVNNHRWDAAVKALAPHVHHRVSGAHALGGERHDKVAVRHWFERLGRVLPTLHLTVNHIWVNGWPWHTTVFAQWDGTATLLNGDASYVNRGLHVFILRWGRVYALEEFYDSQAAAGGLAAQAAAGLEEAVAEQIVS; translated from the coding sequence ATGATATACAGTTATTTTGTCGAGAAATCGATCCGGCAGAGCTTCGACCACGTCAACAACCATCGCTGGGATGCGGCGGTGAAAGCACTCGCGCCGCATGTCCATCACCGCGTTTCTGGCGCCCACGCGCTTGGTGGTGAGCGCCACGATAAAGTAGCCGTGCGCCACTGGTTTGAGCGCCTCGGCCGTGTCCTGCCCACTCTCCATCTCACGGTCAACCACATCTGGGTGAACGGCTGGCCTTGGCATACCACCGTGTTTGCCCAGTGGGACGGCACCGCAACGCTGCTCAACGGCGACGCGTCGTACGTCAACCGTGGTCTCCACGTGTTCATCCTGCGGTGGGGTAGAGTCTATGCGCTTGAGGAATTTTACGATTCACAAGCAGCGGCCGGCGGTCTTGCCGCCCAAGCGGCAGCTGGCCTCGAAGAAGCTGTCGCCGAACAGATTGTAAGCTAG
- a CDS encoding PRC-barrel domain-containing protein, which yields MLLIGKLNAIVIDANGRIEAAVIGVGGFLGIGGKDVCNWV from the coding sequence GTGTTGCTCATCGGTAAATTGAACGCTATCGTCATCGACGCCAACGGCAGGATCGAAGCTGCCGTGATCGGCGTTGGCGGTTTCCTCGGCATAGGTGGAAAGGACGTTTGCAATTGGGTTTAA
- a CDS encoding YhjD/YihY/BrkB family envelope integrity protein gives MWSANNGIKAIFEALNVAYCEKETRSFARVNLVSFVFTFGSMFFGIILTTALGIILHVLTLRGLDGWNAVLISLARWPLIALAVAPFFLHGAVPDQNYCIEKTPTALSSLGLAILPSPLVCPIGRYGAGMTRRKSNMQIPKGATIAVADGEKFNLFQNVSDDADPKLTALPDADVDTESNNASGGRKSSSANPDQGQADEDNFAGGIADILNQRVLKGKITGLVVIAAPKALGELRKHYHKELEAVLIGEISKDLTGHSIQDIEKSIASA, from the coding sequence CTGTGGAGTGCGAACAACGGCATCAAGGCCATATTCGAAGCCTTAAACGTTGCCTATTGCGAGAAGGAAACCCGCAGCTTCGCGCGCGTTAATCTGGTTTCATTTGTTTTCACGTTCGGCAGCATGTTTTTTGGAATTATCCTGACCACTGCGCTGGGTATTATCCTACACGTGTTGACGCTGCGTGGCCTGGACGGTTGGAATGCGGTGCTGATTAGCTTGGCCCGCTGGCCCTTAATTGCCTTGGCGGTCGCGCCCTTTTTCCTACACGGGGCGGTGCCCGATCAAAATTACTGCATCGAAAAGACCCCTACCGCGTTGTCCTCTCTAGGGCTGGCAATTCTGCCATCCCCCTTGGTTTGCCCGATCGGAAGATATGGGGCGGGAATGACGCGGAGAAAATCAAATATGCAGATTCCAAAAGGCGCAACAATTGCGGTAGCTGACGGCGAGAAATTCAATCTTTTCCAGAATGTCAGTGATGATGCAGATCCAAAGCTGACGGCTCTTCCTGACGCTGATGTTGATACTGAAAGCAACAACGCCAGCGGTGGCCGGAAAAGCAGTTCTGCAAATCCCGACCAAGGCCAAGCTGACGAAGATAATTTCGCAGGCGGAATAGCAGACATTCTTAATCAACGCGTGCTGAAGGGGAAAATCACGGGTCTGGTGGTAATTGCCGCCCCCAAAGCTCTGGGAGAATTGCGCAAGCACTATCATAAAGAACTCGAAGCGGTTTTGATCGGCGAAATTTCCAAAGATCTGACGGGACATTCCATTCAGGACATTGAAAAATCTATCGCTTCCGCTTGA